One genomic region from Onychostoma macrolepis isolate SWU-2019 chromosome 23, ASM1243209v1, whole genome shotgun sequence encodes:
- the lrrc23 gene encoding leucine-rich repeat-containing protein 23 isoform X1 yields MVTAINTIQREGNVNQDRRIMSDSDEREVLKAETEEEDEEGQGERNDLEGKEKISGQEDQLKPCPLTQDMMVKSLSLLCRTGNGLSHAYVRLDLKSKALTDLALLSSFIHLRYLDISSNHLSDFSPLADLTQLLWVKGDGNLLQRFEGQPFGKLTYLQWLSFANNRLFDVKGLGGPALETLNLTGNGIQSMQGLEYHNLTNLVTLELRGNCLETTDGIYLPNLRHLYLAQNNIKRLEGLEKLQRLNTLHLRDNQLETLDGLSTNMKCLQYLNVRGNLISSMRALRTLANVGQTLKALVLSDNPLAKTDDYRLYVISHLSQLERLDKDPITAGEKSEAQEKDFEDEYAEDQEDN; encoded by the exons ATGGTAACGGCAATAAACACCATTCAGCGCGAG GGTAACGTTAACCAAGACAGAAGAATAATGTCAGACTCCGATGAACGCGAGGTGTTAAAAGCAGAGACTGAGGAAGAGGATGAAGAAGGGCAGGGAGAGAGAAATGATCTTGAAGGAAAAGAGAAGATTTCAGGACAAGAGGATCAG CTAAAGCCCTGTCCACTAACCCAGGACATGATGGTGAAAAGCTTGTCCTTATTGTGTCGCACAGGGAATGGTCTGTCTCATGCATATGTCAGACTTGACCTTAAAAGCAA GGCTCTGACAGACCTGGCCTTGCTCAGCTCCTTCATCCATCTGCGCTACTTGGACATCTCCTCCAATCATTTATCAGACTTCTCTCCATTGGCTGATCTCACCCAGCTGCTGTGGGTGAAAGGAGATGGCAACCTGCTTCAGAGGTTTGAGGGTCAGCCGTTTGGCAAACTCACTTACCTACAGTGGCTCAGCTTTGCCAACAACCGCCTATTTGATGTTAAAGGTCTTGGAGGTCCAGCACTGGAAACCCTCAATCTCACTG gtaATGGTATCCAGAGCATGCAGGGCCTGGAATATCACAATCTGACCAATTTGGTGACTCTCGAGCTAAGAGGAAATTGTTTGGAAACTACAGATGGCATTTACCTCCCCAATTTACGCCATTTGTATTTG GCTCAGAACAACATAAAGCGATTGGAGGGTTTGGAGAAGCTCCAGCGTCTCAACACTCTTCACCTCAGAGATAACCAGTTGGAAACACTAGATGGACTCAGTACCAACATGAAATGTCTCCAATATCTTAACGTCAG AGGGAACCTTATATCTTCTATGAGGGCTTTGCGAACTCTAGCAAATGTGGGGCAAACACTGAAGGCCCTTGTGCTCTCGGACAACCCTTTAGCAAAGACTGACGATTACAGGCTGTATGTGATCTCGCATCTCTCCCAGCTGGAGAGACTGGACAAGGATCCCATCACGGCTGGAGAGAAGTCTGAGGCCCAGGAGAAG gattttgaaGATGAATATGCTGAAGACCAAGAGGATAACTGA
- the tktb gene encoding transketolase-like protein 2: MSYHKPDEKTLQALKDIANKLRIHSIKETCASNSGHPTSCCSAAELMSVLFFHTMRYKAKDPRNPSNDRFILSKGHAAPILYAAWAEAGFIKESELLNLRKIDSDLEGHPTPKLAFVDVATGSLGQGLGAACGMAYTGKYFDKASYRVYCMLGDGECSEGSVWEAMSFASYYKLDNLVAILDVNRLGQSEAAPLQHNMNAYKERCEAFGFNTYVVDGHDVEELCKALWHAEQTKGKPTAIVAKTFKGKGLKDIEDHDNWHGKPMPKDRAEELINDLLSQIQSPNKPLHPQLPNEDVALADLTPIHLLTAPGYKIGDKMSTRKAYGVALKKMGDASPRVVAMDGDTKNSTFSDIFKKAHPDRFIECFIAEQNMVSVAIGCATRDRTVSFASTFAAFFARAYDHIRMAAISQSNVNLVGSHCGVSIGEDGPSQMALEDLAMFRAIPTCTVFYPSDGVSTERAVELAANTKGICFIRTSRPDTAVLYDAGEKFEVGKAKVVRQSDKDQVTVIGAGVTLHEALAAHDQLAKEGVNIRIIDPFTIKPLDASTIVASARATGGRVITVEDHYKEGGLGEAVLSAVGEEPGIVVHRLAVSRVPQSGKPQELLDMFGISTKSIVAAVRRTFAN; encoded by the exons ATGAGCTATCACAAACCCGACGAGAAAACTCTGCAGGCCCTGAAAGACATCGCCAACAAGCTCAGGATTCACTCCATCAAGGAAACATGCGCCTCAAACTCCGG GCACCCCACCTCGTGCTGCAGCGCTGCCGAGCTCATGTCAGTGCTGTTCTTCCACACCATGCGCTACAAAGCCAAAGATCCCCGCAACCCCAGCAATGACCGCTTCATCTTGTCCAAG GGCCATGCTGCTCCCATTCTGTATGCTGCTTGGGCAGAGGCTGGATTCATCAAAGAGTCTGAGCTGCTAAACCTGCGCAAGATCGACTCTGACCTGGAGGGTCACCCCACCCCT AAACTAGCATTTGTGGATGTGGCGACAGGTTCTCTTGGCCAGGGTTTGGGTGCTGCCTGCGGTATGGCGTACACTGGAAAATACTTTGATAAAGCTAG CTATCGTGTATACTGCATGCTGGGAGATGGTGAGTGTTCAGAAGGGTCGGTGTGGGAAGCTATGTCTTTTGCCTCCTATTACAAGCTTGACAATCTGGTGGCCATCCTTGATGTGAACCGCCTGGGTCAGAGTGAGGCAGCACCACTGCAGCACAACATGAACGCCTACAAGGAGCGCTGCGAGGCCTTCGG CTTCAACACTTATGTGGTTGACGGCCATGATGTGGAGGAGCTGTGCAAGGCTTTGTGGCATGCTGAACAAACAAAAGGGAAGCCCACTGCCATCGTAGCCAAAACATTTAAAGGCAAAGGGCTAAAAG ACATTGAGGATCATGATAACTGGCATGGGAAACCTATGCCTAAAGACCGTGCGGAAGAGCTGATTAATGACCTCCTGAGCCAGATCCAATCACCCAATAAGCCCCTCCACCCTCAGCTGCCCAATGAGGATGTTGCTCTAGCTGACCTCACCCCCATCCACCTGCTCACAGCTCCAGGTTACAAGATCGGAGATAAG ATGTCCACCAGGAAGGCTTATGGTGTAGCCCTGAAGAAGATGGGGGATGCCAGCCCTCGTGTGGTGGCCATGGATGGTGACACCAAGAACTCAACCTTCTCTGATATCTTTAAGAAGGCCCATCCTGATCGCTTTATTGAATGCTTCATTGCCGAGCAGAACATG GTGAGCGTGGCCATTGGTTGTGCTACACGTGATCGCACAGTTTCATTCGCCAGCACTTTTGCTGCCTTCTTTGCTCGTGCCTACGACCACATCCGTATGGCAGCGATCTCCCAGTCTAATGTCAACCTGGTCGGCTCACACTGCGGTGTTTCTATTG GTGAGGATGGCCCCTCACAGATGGCACTGGAGGATCTCGCAATGTTCCGCGCTATCCCAACATGCACAGTGTTTTACCCTAGTGATGGAGTATCTACTGAGAGAGCCGTGGAGCTTGCAGCCAATACAAAg GGTATCTGTTTCATTCGTACCAGCCGACCTGATACTGCAGTCCTCTATGATGCTGGAGAGAAATTTGAAGTTGGCAAAGCCAAg GTGGTGCGGCAGTCTGACAAAGATCAGGTGACTGTGATTGGAGCTGGAGTAACACTGCATGAGGCACTGGCAGCACATGACCAACTGGCCAAAGAAG GTGTGAACATTCGGATTATCGACCCATTCACCATTAAGCCCCTGGATGCCTCCACTATTGTGGCAAGTGCTCGTGCCACAGGAGGAAGGGTAATCACTGTAGAGGACCACTACAAAGAGG GTGGTCTGGGCGAGGCCGTCCTGTCTGCAGTGGGTGAAGAGCCTGGCATTGTGGTGCACCGGCTGGCCGTGAGCCGTGTGCCTCAGAGCGGCAAACCGCAGGAGCTTCTGGACATGTTTGGCATCAGTACCAAATCTATCGTTGCCGCCGTCAGGCGTACTTTCGCCAACTGA
- the lrrc23 gene encoding leucine-rich repeat-containing protein 23 isoform X2, whose product MMVKSLSLLCRTGNGLSHAYVRLDLKSKALTDLALLSSFIHLRYLDISSNHLSDFSPLADLTQLLWVKGDGNLLQRFEGQPFGKLTYLQWLSFANNRLFDVKGLGGPALETLNLTGNGIQSMQGLEYHNLTNLVTLELRGNCLETTDGIYLPNLRHLYLAQNNIKRLEGLEKLQRLNTLHLRDNQLETLDGLSTNMKCLQYLNVRGNLISSMRALRTLANVGQTLKALVLSDNPLAKTDDYRLYVISHLSQLERLDKDPITAGEKSEAQEKDFEDEYAEDQEDN is encoded by the exons ATGATGGTGAAAAGCTTGTCCTTATTGTGTCGCACAGGGAATGGTCTGTCTCATGCATATGTCAGACTTGACCTTAAAAGCAA GGCTCTGACAGACCTGGCCTTGCTCAGCTCCTTCATCCATCTGCGCTACTTGGACATCTCCTCCAATCATTTATCAGACTTCTCTCCATTGGCTGATCTCACCCAGCTGCTGTGGGTGAAAGGAGATGGCAACCTGCTTCAGAGGTTTGAGGGTCAGCCGTTTGGCAAACTCACTTACCTACAGTGGCTCAGCTTTGCCAACAACCGCCTATTTGATGTTAAAGGTCTTGGAGGTCCAGCACTGGAAACCCTCAATCTCACTG gtaATGGTATCCAGAGCATGCAGGGCCTGGAATATCACAATCTGACCAATTTGGTGACTCTCGAGCTAAGAGGAAATTGTTTGGAAACTACAGATGGCATTTACCTCCCCAATTTACGCCATTTGTATTTG GCTCAGAACAACATAAAGCGATTGGAGGGTTTGGAGAAGCTCCAGCGTCTCAACACTCTTCACCTCAGAGATAACCAGTTGGAAACACTAGATGGACTCAGTACCAACATGAAATGTCTCCAATATCTTAACGTCAG AGGGAACCTTATATCTTCTATGAGGGCTTTGCGAACTCTAGCAAATGTGGGGCAAACACTGAAGGCCCTTGTGCTCTCGGACAACCCTTTAGCAAAGACTGACGATTACAGGCTGTATGTGATCTCGCATCTCTCCCAGCTGGAGAGACTGGACAAGGATCCCATCACGGCTGGAGAGAAGTCTGAGGCCCAGGAGAAG gattttgaaGATGAATATGCTGAAGACCAAGAGGATAACTGA
- the si:dkey-32e6.3 gene encoding uncharacterized protein si:dkey-32e6.3, translating into MYNSERIPETSNVIDQNQTNGCRSDVNSDGTDQNKDPTDSIPRGPSRRIVLHLDLNNTILVSDAVTKQGTVAALEYFLSTVTWGRMTKGKWEWLSEAPSLLQPCEAAITYYSQFGRVAGFTTVGPGRRFRKVLEEHLELLRWPSDLPADKELSVKGEDGKLYHWILPSFFQMLQDLVSQGVEFSILFRTFGTDLPRVLNAVKHAVEQGSHPLFPDLPALKLRVNVTAGRIKCSSKGATLIRGEEHVSTRDGERHVYQYLSSAEGLGGFQDHFDWWARNTYSILGGKPVWIDPFDPKVQHIFIDDNIRQNDEDTIVHPKVFLDPEGLQTRTASTSELYDLCLVQNDLLKAISEPGYFTRRIQICMENYEGNIQKG; encoded by the exons ATGTATAACTCTGAGAGGATCCCTGAAACAAGTAACGTTATCGATCAGAACCAAACTAATGGATGCAGAAGTGATGTGAACTCTGACGGCACAGATCAAAATAAAGACCCCACTGATTCAATCCCAAGAGGACCTTCCAGAAGAATCGTTCTTCACTTGGATCTCAACAACACAATCCTTGTATCTGACGCAGTCACAAAACAAGGAACTGTAGCTGCTCTTGAATACTTCCTGTCCACGGTGACCTGGGGGCGCATGACAAAAG GTAAATGGGAGTGGTTGTCAGAAGCACCATCTCTCCTCCAGCCTTGTGAGGCCGCCATCACGTACTACTCTCAGTTTGGCCGAGTGGCAGGCTTCACCACCGTAGGTCCTGGCCGACGGTTCCGGAAGGTCCTGGAGGAACATCTAGAGCTACTCCGATGGCCGTCTGACTTACCTGCAGATAAAGAGTTGTCTGTTAAGGGAGAAGATGGGAAGCTGTATCACTGGATCCTCCCTTCCTTCTTCCAGATGCTGCAGGACTTGGTTTCACAGGGTGTGGAGTTCTCCATCCTGTTCCGTACATTCGGCACAGATCTGCCCCGTGTTCTCAATGCTGTCAAGCATGCTGTAGAGCAGGGCTCGCATCCGCTATTCCCCGACCTCCCGGCTCTGAAG CTGAGGGTGAACGTGACCGCCGGACGCATCAAGTGCAGCAGTAAGGGCGCAACACTGATTCGTGGAGAAGAACATGTGTCGACAAGGGATGGAGAACGGCATGTTTACCAGTACCTGAGCTCTGCTGAGGGTCTGGGTGGCTTCCAAGACCACTTTGACTG gtgGGCACGGAATACATACTCCATTTTAGGAGGAAAACCAGTCTGGATTGACCCTTTTGACCCCAAAGTTCAGCATATCTTCATTGATGACAACATTAGGCAAAACGATGAGGACACTATTGTCCATCCTAAG GTGTTTCTGGACCCTGAGGGCTTGCAGACTCGAACAGCCTCCACATCAGAGCTGTATGATCTGTGTCTGGTACAGAACGACCTGCTGAAGGCCATTTCTGAGCCTGGATATTTCACTCGACGCATCCAGATCTGCATGGAGAACTATGAGGGGAACATCCAAAAGGGATAG